Proteins encoded in a region of the Zea mays cultivar B73 chromosome 4, Zm-B73-REFERENCE-NAM-5.0, whole genome shotgun sequence genome:
- the LOC100216888 gene encoding probable CCR4-associated factor 1 homolog 7-like isoform X1, translating into MAMPDLTATVIPKLGEADDESVEIREVWADNMEEEFALIRDIVDEYPFVAMDTEFPGIVCRPVGAFRSPADYNYATLKANVDMLHLIQLGLTFSGPRGELPVLGAGRRRCVWQFNFREFDDARDIFASDSIELLRRSGIDLRLNAERGVDARRFAELLMSSGVVLNDSVYWVTFHAGYDFGLHGGLNKLAELLDVERVGESHQAGSDSLVTSCAFWKLKDSFFTGSTEKYAGVLYGLNAEIDVSAH; encoded by the exons ATGGCAATGCCAGATCTCACAGCCACCGTGATCCCAAAGCTAGGCGAGGCCGACGACGAGTCGGTGGAGATCCGGGAGGTGTGGGCCGACAACATGGAGGAGGAGTTCGCGCTGATCCGCGACATCGTCGACGAGTACCCATTCGTCGCGATGGACACGGAGTTCCCGGGCATCGTCTGCCGGCCCGTTGGCGCCTTCCGCTCTCCCGCCGACTACAACTACGCCACCCTCAAGGCCAACGTGGACATGCTGCACCTCATCCAGCTCGGCCTTACCTTCTCCGGGCCGCGCGGCGAGCTACCGGTCCTCGGTGCTGGCCGCCGCCGCTGCGTCTGGCAGTTCAACTTCCGCGAGTTCGACGACGCGCGCGACATCTTCGCGTCCGACTCCATCGAGCTGCTCCGTCGCAGCGGCATCGACCTCCGCCTCAACGCCGAGCGCGGGGTCGATGCTCGCCGCTTCGCCGAGCTCCTCATGTCTTCCGGCGTCGTGCTCAATGACTCCGTATACTGGGTTACCTTCCACGCAGGATACGACTTCGG CCTGCACGGTGGACTGAACAAGCTTGCTGAGCTACTTGATGTGGAGCGTGTTGGGGAGTCCCATCAAGCTGGGTCCGATAGCTTGGTCACGTCCTGTGCATTCTGGAAGCTCAAGGATTCATTCTTCACGGGCTCAACAGAGAAATATGCAGGTGTGCTGTATGGGCTTAATGCAGAGATTGATGTTAGTGCACATTGA
- the LOC100216888 gene encoding Probable CCR4-associated factor 1 homolog 7-like yields the protein MAMPDLTATVIPKLGEADDESVEIREVWADNMEEEFALIRDIVDEYPFVAMDTEFPGIVCRPVGAFRSPADYNYATLKANVDMLHLIQLGLTFSGPRGELPVLGAGRRRCVWQFNFREFDDARDIFASDSIELLRRSGIDLRLNAERGVDARRFAELLMSSGVVLNDSVYWVTFHAGYDFGYLLKILTCNCLPDTQAGFFKLMKIYFPTVYDIKHLMKFCNSLHGGLNKLAELLDVERVGESHQAGSDSLVTSCAFWKLKDSFFTGSTEKYAGVLYGLNAEIDVSAH from the coding sequence ATGGCAATGCCAGATCTCACAGCCACCGTGATCCCAAAGCTAGGCGAGGCCGACGACGAGTCGGTGGAGATCCGGGAGGTGTGGGCCGACAACATGGAGGAGGAGTTCGCGCTGATCCGCGACATCGTCGACGAGTACCCATTCGTCGCGATGGACACGGAGTTCCCGGGCATCGTCTGCCGGCCCGTTGGCGCCTTCCGCTCTCCCGCCGACTACAACTACGCCACCCTCAAGGCCAACGTGGACATGCTGCACCTCATCCAGCTCGGCCTTACCTTCTCCGGGCCGCGCGGCGAGCTACCGGTCCTCGGTGCTGGCCGCCGCCGCTGCGTCTGGCAGTTCAACTTCCGCGAGTTCGACGACGCGCGCGACATCTTCGCGTCCGACTCCATCGAGCTGCTCCGTCGCAGCGGCATCGACCTCCGCCTCAACGCCGAGCGCGGGGTCGATGCTCGCCGCTTCGCCGAGCTCCTCATGTCTTCCGGCGTCGTGCTCAATGACTCCGTATACTGGGTTACCTTCCACGCAGGATACGACTTCGGGTACCTACTGAAGATCCTCACTTGCAATTGCCTCCCAGACACACAAGCCGGGTTCTTTAAACTTATGAAGATATATTTCCCGACTGTGTATGACATCAAGCATCTCATGAAGTTCTGCAACAGCCTGCACGGTGGACTGAACAAGCTTGCTGAGCTACTTGATGTGGAGCGTGTTGGGGAGTCCCATCAAGCTGGGTCCGATAGCTTGGTCACGTCCTGTGCATTCTGGAAGCTCAAGGATTCATTCTTCACGGGCTCAACAGAGAAATATGCAGGTGTGCTGTATGGGCTTAATGCAGAGATTGATGTTAGTGCACATTGA